Sequence from the Sphingobium indicum B90A genome:
GCGCGGAACAGCATGACAGGCTGATCGCCGTCGCCGCGAAATGCCCGGTGCACAAGCTGATGAGCGAGGTCGAAACGCAGATCGAAACCATCGCCGTGCCCTATGTCGGGGAGGGCGAGAGGCCGTGAGCGAACCTGCCGCCCTGACGCCGGAGGAAGGCCGCCTGCCGCTGGAGAGCGCGTTCAACCTGCGCGACTTCGGCGGCTATGCGACGGCCGACGGGCGCTGCGTGAAGCGCGGCATGCTCTATCGGTCGGGCACGATGGCGCTGCTGACGGACGGGGATGCGGACCATCTCCGCTCGCTCGGCATCCGGGCGATCTGCGATTTCCGCCGCGGCAATGAGCGAACGGCCGAACCCACGCTCTGGCACGGGGCGGATGTCGATTATTTCTGCCGCGACTATACCGAAAGCAGCGGCCTGCTGGGCGAGATGCTCCAGCGCGAGGGGGCCACGGCGGACGATATGCGGCGGACGATGATCGCGCTCTATCGCATGATTCCGGTGGACCATGCCGCATCCTATCGCGCCATGTTCGAACGGATCACGGATGGTCGCGTGCCGTTGCTGATCAACTGTTCGGCGGGCAAGGACCGCACC
This genomic interval carries:
- a CDS encoding tyrosine-protein phosphatase, which encodes MSEPAALTPEEGRLPLESAFNLRDFGGYATADGRCVKRGMLYRSGTMALLTDGDADHLRSLGIRAICDFRRGNERTAEPTLWHGADVDYFCRDYTESSGLLGEMLQREGATADDMRRTMIALYRMIPVDHAASYRAMFERITDGRVPLLINCSAGKDRTGVGAALILAALGVPRPTIVQDYLATNAHADWDWLLAQRDTLVARMRLAGADMLEPLLRAEAAYLDSFFAALDESHGGVDGYLNGMLGVDAAARDAMRGMLLD